In the Coturnix japonica isolate 7356 chromosome 6, Coturnix japonica 2.1, whole genome shotgun sequence genome, one interval contains:
- the LOC107315537 gene encoding protein NDNF-like: MSCVWFYLPLCLLAAACLCHSLKAPTASSQQNFKSGLFNFYHSLILADGKETTVHLLKDIPKRYYFVLEEDRAPVPFTITVTPCDVPIEWSILVHRASANLLGKAAQGLRFLAGDLDTQDVSRIQKATSMVTTIFSYKGNSVETYVGMSSQSALYILEFLSTERDTHITVYLTTDTTSGHLYPELPLDPRIDVIGIGHTTVTLTWKHSPSALQHRDNIQYCLLVNEKHNYKSLCAAETAIRFSGMKTPRNLALSLSPYLLEPQQVMILSNSELSIINKVHSGEVRQICMGTKNTYTVPSLSPNTQYYFDVFVVNLLTNASAAYTGTFARTLEEPEPKVMKLKDGKAVQVVLEGKKQKLYSLQYQARHKKVQFAFQLCRGQVQVDITKNGKTVASENILGLRYLSLKGKPLDVYLVQLKSTEESSSAVKVQVSPHYHKPLFPLLPESLKIKSFSKLRTCNSVTIAWLGTQEQSKYCVYKKRIEEDQVWMELQNTDTCSGPESRRKSEKVLCKYFYDINLQRAVTTETIKGLDAGTLYLFDIYLIGPSGIPVRYHSKVVKTRKKC; this comes from the exons ATGTCCTGTGTCTGGTTTTACCTGCCCCTCTGCCTTCTCGCAGCTGCTTGCCTGTGTCATTCCCTTAAAGCACCCACTGCCAGTTCTCAACAGAACTTCAAGAGTGGTCTCTTCAACTTCTATCACTCCTTAATTCTTGCTGATGGTAAGGAAACTACAGTTCATCTACTGAAGGATATTCCTAAGAG GTATTACTTCGTTTTGGAGGAAGACAGAGCTCCTGTACCTTTCACAATAACAGTGACCCCTTGTGATGTTCCCATTGAGTGGAGCATACTTGTGCACAGGGCTTCAGCAAATTTGCTTGGGAAAGCAGCACAAGG TCTGCGTTTTCTTGCAGGGGATCTCGATACCCAAGATGTCTCAAGAATCCAGAAGGCTACAAGCATGGTAACCACCATTTTCAGCTACAAGGGAAATTCAGTGGAGACTTATGTGGGTATGTCCTCTCAGTCTGCCCTCTATATACTAGAGTTCTTATCCACCGAGCGTGACACACACATCACTGTGTACTTAACAACTGACACCACATCTGGGCACCTCTATCCAGAACTTCCACTGGATCCACGCATAGATGTGATTGGCATTGGCCATACAACAGTGActctgacatggaagcacagTCCCTCTGCCTTGCAACACAGAGACAACATCCAGTACTGTCTTCTAGTTAATGAAAAGCACAATTATAAGAGCTTGTGTGCTGCTGAGACAGCAATCAGATTCTCTGGAATGAAAACACCACGAAATTTAGCTTTGTCTCTCTCTCCATACCTTCTTGAACCACAGCAGGTAATGATATTATCCAACAGTGAACTGAGCATCATCAACAAAGTGCACAGTGGGGAAGTCAGGCAGATATGCATGGGTACCAAGAACACATATACAGTGCCCAGCCTCAGTCCCAACACTCAAtattattttgatgtttttgttgtcaATCTCCTCACAAATGCCAGTGCTGCTTACACTGGGACATTCGCAAGAACTCTAGAAGAACCTGAGCCTAAGGTGATGAAACTGAAAGATGGGAAGGCAGTTCAGGTTgttctggaggggaaaaagcagaaattgtaCAGTCTGCAGTACCAAGCGAGGCACAAGAAAGTACAGTTTGCCTTCCAGTTGTGCCGTGGTCAAGTACAGGTTGACATAACAAAAAATGGTAAAACAGTGGCATCAGAGAACATTCTAGGATTGAGGTACTTGTCACTGAAGGGAAAGCCACTGGACGTGTACCTGGTACAGCTGAAGTCCACAGAGGaatccagctctgctgtgaaaGTGCAGGTCTCCCCCCATTACCACAAGCCCTTATTCCCACTTCTTCCAGAGAGCTTAAAAATCAAGTCTTTCAGTAAACTGAGGACTTGCAACTCCGTCACCATTGCTTGGCTAGGAacacaagagcagagcaagtaCTGTGTGTACAAGAAAAGGATTGAAGAAGATCAAGTCTGGATGGAACTGCAAAATACAGACACTTGTTCTGGACCTGAGTCTCGGCGCAAGTCTGAGAAAGTGCTGTGCAAGTATTTCTATGACATAAATCTCCAGCGAGCTGTCACCACAGAGACCATCAAAGGGCTGGATGCAGGGACACTGTACTTGTTTGACATTTATCTCATTGGGCCATCGGGCATCCCTGTCAGATACCACAGCAAAGTCgtgaagacaaggaaaaaatgttga